A window of the Streptomyces luomodiensis genome harbors these coding sequences:
- a CDS encoding discoidin domain-containing protein — MKTRRRPLRSLCAVVATSLLLLGGPLVSAAPAAGGPDIAAGDPATASSSHRDYGAANVTDGNQDTYWQSAGSDLPQWVQTDLGTTARVDEVVLKLPGSWEKRSQTLSVQGSADGTGFTTLKASASYAFDPAGGNTVRVSFPATRTRYVRVAITANTGWQAAQLSELEVRAAGESSDNLARGRPFTASSHTDVYLPANAGDGNKGSYWESRNNDFPQWLQADLGAAVRVNRVVLRLPDGWGTRTQTLKIQGSTNGSDFSDLTASKTYTFAPSDGNSVTITFDAATTRYVRAQVTANSVQPGAQISELEVYGPATGDTQAPSAPAHLALTEPSTGQIRLTWDAATDDTGVTAYDIYADGDLLTSVGGDVTTYTDTRPAGTRVSYFVRARDAAGNQSANSNTVTRAAGDGDTEAPTAPVNLSFTEPEPGRIKLTWDASADNKGVTGYDVYANATRRATVSGDVLTWTDTQSTAATVTYYVRAKDAAGNESPASNSVTRNGSGADSNLAVGKPISASSVIHTYVAENANDNDTGTYWEGGAGSYPNTLTVKLGANADVDRLVLRLNPGWGSRTQTIEVLGREQDASDYTSLVDAKEYLFDQAKQNTVTVPVGKRVADVRLRFTANTGATAGQIAEFQVMGVPAPNPDLQVTKLTPSPASPVESDDITVSATVRNSGSADAPGSKVAVRLGGTTVATASVGALDAGEQTTVTASLGAREAGTYELSAVADEPDEIIEENETNNTFTSPDALVVKPVASSDLVPAQVTTSPSSPAAGQDVTFKAALTNQGTVASAGGDHEITLTLTDSKGETVKTWTGTHTGAIGPGDTTDPVTLGSWKAANGSYTVKVTVAPDAEEIPAKRENNTATKPLFVGRGANMPYDMYEAEDGSLGGGAKVVGPNRTIGDLAGEASGRKAVTLDDTGEYVEFTTRARTNTLVTRFSIPDAPGGGGIDATISVYVDGVKKKSLPLTSRYAWLYGAEASPGDSPGSGAPRHIYDEAHIMFDETVPAGSKIQLRKDATDTSTYAIDFVNLEQVAPIANPDPAAYVAPTGFTHQDVQNALDRVRMDTTGKLVGVYLPPGDYETSSKFQVYGKAVKVVGAGPWYTTFHAPASQRNTDIGFRADASAKGSSFANFAYFGNYTTRIDGPGKVFDFSNVSDIVIDNIWNEHMVCLYWGANTDRVTIKNSRIRDMFADGINMTNGSTDNLVSNNDARATGDDSFALFSAIDAGGADMKNNLYENLTSTLTWRAAGVAVYGGYNNTFRNIRIADTLVYSGITISSLDFGYPMNGFGTDPTTFENISIERAGGHFWGAQTFPGIWVYSASKIFQGIRVNNVDIIDPTYSGIMFQTDYVGGQQQYPIKDTIFTDITITGARKSGDAYDAKSGFGLWANEMPEAGEGPAVGEVVFNGLKLGDNAVDIRNTTSTFKIIQNP, encoded by the coding sequence ATGAAAACCCGCAGACGCCCCCTACGGAGCCTGTGCGCCGTGGTGGCCACCAGCCTCCTGCTGCTGGGCGGCCCTCTGGTGTCCGCCGCCCCGGCGGCCGGCGGCCCTGACATCGCCGCCGGCGACCCCGCCACGGCGAGCAGTTCCCACCGCGATTACGGCGCCGCGAACGTCACCGACGGCAACCAGGACACCTACTGGCAGAGCGCCGGCAGCGACCTGCCCCAATGGGTACAGACCGACCTCGGGACCACCGCCCGGGTGGACGAGGTGGTCCTCAAACTGCCCGGCTCGTGGGAGAAGCGCAGCCAGACCCTGTCCGTGCAGGGCAGCGCCGACGGCACCGGCTTCACCACCCTCAAGGCATCGGCCTCCTACGCCTTCGACCCCGCGGGCGGCAACACCGTCCGGGTGAGCTTCCCCGCCACCCGGACGCGGTACGTACGGGTGGCCATCACCGCCAACACCGGCTGGCAGGCGGCCCAGCTGTCCGAGCTGGAGGTGCGCGCCGCGGGGGAGTCCTCGGACAACCTCGCCCGGGGGCGCCCCTTCACCGCCAGCAGCCACACCGATGTCTACCTCCCGGCCAACGCCGGTGACGGCAACAAGGGGAGCTACTGGGAGAGCCGCAACAACGACTTTCCGCAGTGGCTCCAGGCCGACCTCGGCGCGGCCGTCCGGGTCAACCGCGTCGTCCTGCGGCTTCCCGACGGCTGGGGCACGCGCACCCAGACACTGAAGATCCAGGGCAGCACCAACGGTTCGGATTTCTCCGACCTGACCGCGAGCAAGACGTACACCTTCGCCCCCTCCGACGGGAACTCGGTGACGATCACCTTCGACGCGGCCACCACCCGCTATGTGCGGGCGCAGGTCACCGCCAACAGTGTGCAGCCCGGCGCCCAGATCTCCGAACTGGAGGTCTACGGACCCGCCACCGGCGACACCCAGGCGCCCTCCGCCCCGGCCCATCTGGCCCTGACCGAGCCCAGCACCGGCCAGATCCGCCTCACCTGGGACGCGGCCACGGACGACACCGGCGTCACCGCGTACGACATCTACGCCGACGGCGACCTGCTGACCTCGGTCGGCGGTGACGTCACCACCTACACCGACACCCGGCCCGCGGGCACCCGTGTCAGCTACTTCGTACGGGCCAGGGACGCGGCGGGCAACCAGTCGGCCAACAGCAACACCGTGACCCGGGCCGCGGGCGACGGCGACACCGAGGCCCCCACCGCCCCGGTGAACCTGTCCTTCACCGAGCCCGAGCCAGGCCGGATCAAACTCACCTGGGACGCCTCCGCCGACAACAAGGGCGTGACCGGATACGACGTGTACGCCAACGCCACCCGACGCGCAACCGTCTCCGGTGACGTGCTCACCTGGACGGACACCCAGTCCACGGCCGCGACCGTCACCTACTACGTGCGCGCCAAGGACGCGGCCGGCAACGAGTCCCCGGCGAGCAACTCGGTGACCCGCAACGGCAGCGGAGCCGACTCCAACCTGGCTGTCGGCAAGCCCATCTCCGCGTCCTCCGTGATCCACACGTATGTCGCGGAGAACGCCAACGACAACGACACGGGAACCTACTGGGAGGGCGGCGCGGGCAGCTACCCGAACACCCTCACCGTCAAGCTGGGCGCCAACGCGGACGTCGACCGGCTGGTCCTGCGGCTCAACCCCGGATGGGGCAGCCGCACGCAGACCATCGAGGTGCTCGGCCGGGAGCAGGACGCGTCCGACTACACGTCGCTGGTCGACGCCAAGGAGTACCTCTTCGACCAGGCGAAGCAGAACACCGTCACCGTCCCCGTCGGCAAGCGCGTCGCCGATGTGCGGCTGCGCTTCACCGCCAACACCGGGGCGACGGCCGGTCAGATCGCCGAGTTCCAGGTGATGGGCGTGCCCGCGCCCAACCCCGACCTCCAGGTGACGAAGCTGACCCCGTCGCCGGCGTCGCCCGTCGAATCGGACGACATCACCGTCTCCGCCACCGTGCGCAACAGCGGGTCGGCCGACGCGCCGGGCAGCAAGGTCGCCGTACGGCTCGGCGGGACGACCGTCGCGACCGCCTCGGTCGGGGCCCTCGACGCGGGGGAGCAGACCACGGTCACCGCGTCCCTCGGAGCGCGCGAGGCGGGTACGTACGAACTGAGCGCGGTGGCCGACGAGCCGGACGAGATCATCGAGGAGAACGAGACCAACAACACCTTCACCAGCCCGGACGCCCTGGTGGTGAAGCCGGTCGCCAGTTCGGACCTGGTCCCCGCCCAGGTGACCACGTCCCCGTCCTCCCCGGCCGCCGGCCAGGACGTCACCTTCAAGGCCGCCCTCACCAACCAGGGCACCGTCGCGTCCGCGGGCGGCGACCACGAGATCACCCTCACCCTGACCGACTCCAAGGGCGAGACGGTCAAGACCTGGACGGGCACCCACACGGGCGCCATCGGTCCCGGCGACACCACCGACCCCGTGACCCTCGGCTCCTGGAAGGCCGCCAACGGGTCGTACACCGTGAAGGTCACGGTCGCTCCCGACGCCGAGGAGATACCGGCCAAGCGGGAGAACAACACCGCCACCAAACCCCTCTTCGTGGGGCGCGGCGCCAACATGCCCTACGACATGTACGAGGCGGAGGACGGATCACTCGGCGGCGGCGCGAAGGTCGTCGGACCCAACCGGACCATCGGCGACCTCGCGGGTGAGGCGTCGGGCCGCAAGGCGGTCACCCTGGACGACACCGGCGAGTACGTCGAGTTCACCACCAGGGCCAGGACGAACACCCTGGTCACCCGCTTCTCCATCCCGGACGCGCCGGGCGGCGGCGGCATCGACGCCACGATCAGTGTCTATGTCGACGGCGTCAAGAAGAAGTCGCTGCCGCTGACGTCCCGCTACGCCTGGCTGTACGGGGCCGAGGCGTCGCCCGGCGACTCGCCCGGCTCCGGGGCGCCCCGTCACATCTACGACGAGGCGCACATCATGTTCGACGAGACCGTCCCCGCGGGCTCGAAGATCCAGCTGCGGAAGGACGCCACCGACACCTCCACGTACGCGATCGACTTCGTGAACCTGGAACAGGTGGCGCCGATCGCCAATCCCGATCCCGCCGCGTACGTCGCGCCCACCGGCTTCACCCACCAGGACGTGCAGAACGCCCTGGACCGGGTCCGGATGGACACCACGGGCAAGCTGGTCGGCGTGTACCTGCCGCCCGGCGACTACGAGACGTCGAGCAAGTTCCAGGTGTACGGCAAGGCGGTCAAGGTCGTGGGCGCCGGGCCCTGGTACACGACCTTCCACGCGCCCGCGAGCCAGCGGAACACCGACATCGGTTTCCGGGCCGACGCCTCCGCCAAGGGCTCCTCGTTCGCGAACTTCGCCTACTTCGGCAACTACACCACGCGCATCGACGGCCCCGGCAAGGTGTTCGACTTCTCCAATGTGTCGGACATCGTGATCGACAACATCTGGAACGAGCACATGGTGTGCCTGTACTGGGGCGCCAACACCGACCGGGTCACGATCAAGAACTCCCGCATCCGCGACATGTTCGCCGACGGCATCAACATGACCAACGGGTCGACGGACAACCTGGTCTCCAACAACGACGCGCGGGCCACCGGCGACGACAGTTTCGCGCTCTTCTCGGCGATCGACGCCGGCGGCGCGGACATGAAGAACAACCTCTACGAGAACCTGACCTCGACGCTGACCTGGCGCGCCGCGGGCGTCGCGGTGTACGGCGGATACAACAACACCTTCCGCAACATCCGCATCGCCGACACCCTGGTGTACTCCGGAATCACCATCTCGTCCCTGGACTTCGGCTACCCGATGAACGGCTTCGGGACCGATCCGACGACCTTCGAGAACATCTCGATCGAGCGGGCGGGCGGCCACTTCTGGGGCGCGCAGACCTTCCCCGGCATCTGGGTCTACTCGGCGTCGAAGATCTTCCAGGGCATCCGCGTGAACAACGTGGACATCATCGACCCCACCTACAGCGGAATCATGTTCCAGACGGACTACGTGGGAGGTCAGCAGCAGTACCCCATCAAGGACACCATCTTCACGGACATCACCATCACGGGGGCGCGCAAGAGCGGTGACGCCTACGATGCCAAGTCGGGCTTCGGTCTGTGGGCCAATGAGATGCCGGAAGCGGGCGAGGGCCCGGCTGTCGGCGAGGTCGTCTTCAACGGGCTGAAGCTCGGCGACAACGCGGTGGACATCCGCAACACCACCTCCACGTTCAAGATCATCCAGAACCCGTAG
- a CDS encoding SDR family oxidoreductase has product MDTSNRTVFIAGATSGIGLELARRFAAAGSAVVVGGRRTDLLGQLAAEGFATVPIDVTDQDSVDRARDTVLHGHPGLDTVVTMSGVMIPEDLRDPAHFGAAERTIDTNLLGTIRVIDAFTPHLIGRGTGTIVTVTSGIGFLPFPLMPTYAASKAGVHAYSEALRAQLDGTGIEVSELVPPAVATTPELAQSNPHALELAAYATEVMELLGTDPTPHEILVKGVLMHRWAERDGTYDELVAQRSQALATLPGRR; this is encoded by the coding sequence ATGGACACCAGCAACCGCACCGTCTTCATCGCCGGCGCCACCTCGGGCATCGGTCTCGAGCTCGCTCGCCGCTTCGCCGCGGCCGGCAGTGCCGTCGTCGTCGGCGGCCGGCGAACCGACCTGCTCGGCCAGCTCGCGGCTGAGGGGTTCGCCACCGTTCCCATCGATGTGACCGACCAGGACAGCGTGGACCGTGCCCGCGACACGGTCCTGCACGGCCACCCGGGCCTCGATACGGTCGTGACGATGTCCGGGGTCATGATCCCGGAGGACCTGCGTGATCCCGCACACTTCGGTGCCGCGGAGCGGACGATCGACACCAACCTCCTCGGCACCATCCGCGTCATCGACGCGTTCACCCCGCACCTGATCGGACGCGGCACCGGCACCATCGTCACGGTCACCTCGGGCATCGGGTTCCTGCCGTTCCCGCTCATGCCGACCTACGCCGCCTCCAAGGCCGGTGTCCACGCCTACTCCGAGGCGTTGCGCGCGCAACTGGACGGCACCGGTATCGAGGTCTCCGAACTCGTGCCGCCGGCTGTCGCCACCACACCGGAGCTGGCGCAGAGCAACCCCCACGCGCTGGAACTGGCCGCGTACGCCACCGAGGTGATGGAGCTGCTGGGGACCGACCCCACTCCGCACGAGATCCTGGTCAAGGGTGTGCTGATGCACCGGTGGGCCGAGCGCGACGGCACCTACGACGAGTTGGTCGCCCAGCGGTCGCAGGCGCTCGCGACGCTCCCGGGCCGTAGGTAA
- a CDS encoding helix-turn-helix domain-containing protein, with product MSDDDRANLLGGYLRARRALVTPEQVGLPAGAHRRVPGLRREEVAMLAGISADYYLRLERGRDKNPSPQVLASLARVLRLDELAQEYLLGLAAPRPRPRRRRKPERVPARLHQLLASVQVPAFVEGRAFDVLASNRLAVALSPRLQPGYNRLRSLLFDPEEQAFQQDWARSTAGFIAAFRKSIGDDIDTPRAVELVGELAQSSERFRTLWERHDVRDLEGGTTTVNHPVVGELRLHRDKLPVDDLLLVLYYADQGSESEEKLRLLALHDPDNTHPDAHRIPHG from the coding sequence ATGAGCGACGACGACCGCGCCAACCTCCTCGGCGGTTACCTCCGTGCCCGGCGGGCGCTGGTCACCCCGGAGCAGGTCGGGCTTCCGGCCGGTGCCCATCGCCGCGTACCCGGGCTTCGCCGGGAAGAAGTCGCCATGCTCGCGGGCATCAGCGCCGACTACTACCTGCGGCTGGAGCGCGGCCGCGACAAGAACCCCTCACCGCAGGTGCTCGCATCGCTCGCGCGGGTGCTGCGCCTCGACGAGCTCGCACAGGAATACCTCCTCGGCCTGGCCGCACCGCGCCCGAGACCGCGGCGGCGCCGGAAGCCCGAACGCGTGCCCGCACGGTTGCACCAGCTCCTGGCGAGCGTGCAGGTGCCCGCGTTCGTGGAGGGACGCGCCTTCGATGTGCTCGCCTCCAACCGGCTCGCCGTCGCTCTCTCGCCGCGCCTCCAGCCCGGGTACAACCGTCTCCGGTCGCTCCTGTTCGACCCTGAGGAGCAGGCGTTCCAGCAGGACTGGGCGCGCTCCACGGCAGGATTCATCGCCGCCTTCAGAAAGTCCATCGGCGATGACATCGACACCCCGCGAGCCGTGGAACTGGTGGGCGAGCTCGCCCAGTCGAGCGAGCGGTTCAGAACGCTCTGGGAGCGCCACGACGTCCGCGATCTCGAAGGCGGCACCACCACGGTGAACCATCCCGTCGTCGGTGAGCTGCGCCTGCACCGGGACAAGCTCCCCGTGGACGATCTGCTCCTGGTCCTCTACTACGCCGATCAGGGCAGCGAGAGCGAGGAGAAACTACGCCTCCTCGCCCTCCACGACCCGGACAACACCCACCCCGACGCGCACCGGATCCCGCACGGCTGA
- a CDS encoding GDSL-type esterase/lipase family protein: MRTGTGARRRTVAGAEPAHPVGVVRGGVPILVGANDMGWHTYDPDGHVIPAEDYAAGCDRLLAPLAEAGTALILIEPFLLPIRGLVEVGDVRVGEDERKEWRADLDPKIQVVRELARRYGAHLLAADGMFAELAATTGPEYWAADGVHPTPAGHAALAAAWLRLVA; the protein is encoded by the coding sequence GTGCGTACCGGGACGGGGGCACGCCGGCGGACCGTGGCCGGCGCCGAACCCGCGCACCCGGTCGGTGTCGTGCGGGGCGGCGTCCCGATCCTCGTCGGCGCCAACGACATGGGCTGGCACACCTACGACCCGGACGGCCACGTGATCCCCGCGGAGGACTACGCGGCGGGTTGCGACCGCCTGCTCGCGCCCCTCGCCGAGGCGGGCACGGCGCTGATCCTCATCGAGCCGTTCCTCCTGCCGATTCGCGGCCTGGTCGAGGTCGGCGACGTGCGCGTGGGCGAAGACGAGCGGAAGGAGTGGCGCGCCGATCTGGACCCGAAGATCCAGGTCGTGCGCGAGCTGGCCCGCAGGTACGGCGCGCACCTGCTCGCCGCGGACGGCATGTTCGCCGAGCTCGCCGCGACGACCGGGCCGGAGTACTGGGCCGCGGACGGTGTGCACCCGACGCCGGCCGGTCACGCCGCACTCGCCGCCGCCTGGCTGCGCCTGGTCGCGTGA
- a CDS encoding GntR family transcriptional regulator, producing the protein MDVNRSSRRWTMDDEDRHTCWKRSCGLSSGSSMAERAYASLKRDIIRCHLRPGDVIVEAWLAQRYGMSKTPVREAINALRREGLVVVVPRRGTFVKPTDLGDLQDTYRLRRLLEPEAAVLAAQRADAEDLDRLDALSAATVAANASRPDRNEANRLLHVAIAEVARVSLMIPMINTLHEEIERFLNLRGELGQPPYTSVNHGRLVETIRSGSEEKIRQVALEGIERSRQYMLDTLLSGGPEASGASKPV; encoded by the coding sequence GTGGATGTCAACAGGTCTTCGCGCCGGTGGACGATGGATGACGAGGACCGCCACACGTGCTGGAAGAGGAGCTGTGGTTTGAGTTCGGGATCGTCGATGGCGGAGCGGGCGTACGCATCCCTCAAGCGCGACATCATCCGGTGCCACCTCCGGCCGGGCGACGTCATCGTGGAGGCGTGGCTCGCGCAGCGGTACGGGATGAGCAAGACCCCGGTGCGCGAAGCCATCAACGCGCTGCGCAGGGAAGGCCTCGTCGTGGTCGTCCCACGGCGCGGAACCTTCGTGAAGCCGACGGACCTCGGCGACCTCCAGGACACCTACCGCCTGCGCAGGCTCCTGGAGCCGGAAGCGGCCGTACTCGCCGCACAGCGCGCCGACGCCGAAGATCTCGACCGCCTGGACGCGCTCAGCGCGGCAACCGTGGCGGCGAACGCCTCACGCCCCGACCGGAACGAAGCGAACCGACTGCTCCATGTGGCGATCGCGGAAGTCGCGCGCGTATCGCTGATGATCCCGATGATCAACACGCTGCACGAAGAGATCGAACGCTTCCTCAACCTCCGGGGCGAACTGGGCCAGCCGCCCTACACGAGTGTCAATCACGGGCGATTGGTCGAAACCATCAGGAGTGGCTCGGAGGAGAAGATCAGGCAGGTCGCCCTCGAAGGCATCGAGCGCTCTCGCCAGTACATGCTGGACACCCTGCTGTCGGGGGGACCAGAGGCGAGCGGCGCGAGCAAACCGGTGTGA